The following are encoded together in the Thermococcus sibiricus MM 739 genome:
- a CDS encoding TldD/PmbA family protein, with translation MENLIRFGEKFFDELEIAIYKNRDASVNIELNEVSTSALRERVVTVVRGVKDKKLGVSIVDTADEEKIKESIERAYKMAKLNKPDEKWISLPEPGKYRKPRKVDKELKEVSPDYFVELARKGIELAREEGIVVAGGGGGAEWRESLIINSHGINVSQEGGGAFFYIELVGMKEGRVTPGIFDFDAKLSLNLNVEEVIRKALQKVKWAFNVEKSKTEEAKVILEPEPISSLLTYALFPAFSGEKLVKGTTPLASKVNESISNELLTIYDDPLHELSINPVIADDEGVPTRKNVLVEKGIFNGFIWDNYWAKLQGLESTGNAKRSLNTGGISIGFHNVIIEKGKKSLEDLVGEIDHGYLVDGFQGAHSSNPDNGNFAVVANPAFLIKDGEVTGSTVFMMSGNIYELLPTLYEVSKEQRVLPFGGSMVVPAMAFENVRIAGK, from the coding sequence ATGGAAAACCTAATTCGTTTTGGAGAAAAATTCTTCGATGAACTTGAGATTGCTATTTACAAAAATAGAGATGCAAGCGTTAACATAGAACTCAACGAGGTTTCTACTTCAGCTTTAAGGGAAAGGGTTGTTACCGTTGTCAGAGGTGTTAAGGATAAAAAGCTTGGGGTTTCGATAGTTGATACTGCAGATGAAGAAAAAATCAAAGAATCCATAGAAAGGGCATACAAGATGGCAAAGCTCAACAAGCCCGATGAGAAGTGGATTTCACTCCCAGAACCAGGAAAATACAGGAAGCCGAGAAAAGTTGATAAAGAGCTCAAAGAAGTTTCCCCAGATTACTTTGTGGAACTTGCGAGAAAAGGTATAGAGCTTGCAAGGGAAGAAGGCATAGTGGTAGCTGGTGGTGGAGGAGGAGCAGAATGGAGAGAAAGCTTGATAATAAATTCTCATGGGATTAATGTGTCTCAAGAGGGGGGAGGAGCTTTCTTCTACATTGAGCTTGTTGGGATGAAAGAAGGCAGAGTAACTCCCGGTATTTTTGACTTTGATGCAAAGCTTTCTCTTAATCTCAACGTTGAAGAAGTTATTAGAAAAGCTCTTCAAAAAGTTAAATGGGCATTCAATGTTGAGAAAAGTAAAACAGAGGAAGCAAAAGTAATTCTGGAGCCAGAGCCCATTTCAAGTCTTTTAACCTATGCTCTGTTCCCAGCATTCAGCGGTGAAAAACTCGTGAAAGGCACCACCCCATTAGCCAGTAAGGTAAATGAAAGTATTTCAAATGAACTCCTAACGATCTATGATGACCCACTCCATGAACTCAGCATAAATCCTGTTATAGCAGATGATGAAGGAGTCCCAACTAGGAAAAATGTGTTAGTTGAAAAGGGAATTTTCAATGGTTTCATATGGGACAATTACTGGGCGAAGCTACAAGGACTCGAAAGCACCGGAAATGCAAAAAGGAGCCTAAATACTGGGGGGATAAGCATAGGCTTCCACAATGTTATCATTGAAAAGGGCAAGAAGTCACTAGAAGACCTTGTGGGTGAGATAGATCACGGCTACTTAGTGGATGGATTTCAAGGGGCCCATTCGAGCAACCCAGACAATGGAAACTTTGCAGTAGTGGCTAATCCGGCCTTTCTGATAAAAGATGGAGAGGTAACAGGTTCAACGGTTTTCATGATGAGCGGAAATATCTACGAGCTGTTACCCACTCTCTATGAGGTTAGTAAAGAGCAGAGAGTACTTCCTTTTGGAGGCAGCATGGTTGTGCCAGCAATGGCTTTTGAGAACGTGAGGATAGCAGGTAAATAG
- a CDS encoding ADP-dependent ribose-1-phosphate kinase, whose amino-acid sequence MFDIVAIGNLNYDVTLLVERFPEFHEKVIAKKAHFGLGGAAGNTASWLSQMGLKVGFIGAVGNDEIGEAHISYFKKIGVDVEGIKVVNEPSGIAISMIKNEDKRIVKHLGANAHREIDLEYLSRARYIHMSSNPKEIIEKTAKFAHKRDIPVFLDIGEAELPKSVEDKITYLLMNEDEFKRKYGSLENLQAVKSKNLIITLNGGGALLRNERGEIFKVKGLSAKVIDSTGAGDAFDAGFIYGIIKGWRLKEAATLGTFLAYLSVQKVGARTAIIGIEEIKKKAKELNIELPF is encoded by the coding sequence GTGTTTGATATAGTTGCAATTGGTAACCTTAACTATGATGTCACTCTTTTAGTAGAGAGATTTCCTGAATTTCATGAAAAGGTAATCGCCAAGAAAGCCCATTTTGGATTAGGTGGAGCTGCAGGCAATACTGCCTCCTGGCTCTCTCAAATGGGCCTTAAAGTTGGATTTATCGGTGCTGTGGGCAATGACGAGATTGGAGAGGCCCATATAAGTTACTTCAAAAAAATAGGAGTTGATGTAGAAGGAATTAAAGTGGTGAACGAGCCCTCTGGCATAGCAATATCCATGATAAAGAACGAAGATAAGAGAATCGTCAAGCATCTGGGAGCAAACGCCCACAGAGAAATTGATCTGGAATACTTATCGAGAGCGAGATACATTCACATGTCTTCAAATCCAAAGGAGATTATAGAAAAGACAGCGAAATTCGCCCATAAGAGGGATATACCTGTTTTTCTTGATATAGGGGAGGCAGAGCTTCCCAAATCAGTTGAAGATAAGATCACCTACCTTCTGATGAATGAAGATGAGTTCAAACGAAAGTATGGAAGTTTAGAGAATCTCCAAGCTGTAAAAAGCAAAAATTTAATAATAACCCTGAATGGTGGTGGTGCCTTGCTCCGAAATGAAAGAGGAGAAATCTTCAAAGTTAAAGGATTAAGCGCTAAAGTCATCGACTCCACGGGGGCCGGAGATGCCTTCGATGCCGGATTTATTTACGGTATAATAAAGGGATGGAGATTGAAAGAAGCCGCAACTTTAGGAACTTTTCTAGCATATTTAAGTGTCCAGAAAGTAGGGGCCAGAACCGCAATAATAGGCATTGAAGAAATTAAAAAGAAAGCCAAGGAACTTAATATAGAACTCCCATTTTAA
- a CDS encoding ABC transporter permease encodes MEAINELRALYGVAVKNWRIFTSYKLWLVSDVMMGFFFVGQALLIGIGLTGERNSLALQQITGYADYVTFAVLGFMVLGFGLTFLSGFVWSVVEELYAGTIEYSFAAPMRRITFFMGNVLIRLFLSFLYMSVYVPIFILLFDVRFNFLNFVKALPFLLVGAVGMIGLGMAAAGLVLYLKDPGPFITILEMLVFALSGAMYPISILPMGLQILAKALPYAPTSEAVRKIVAYGYTASVNEISYLVLLSGFYAIIGYLSYKWSEKQARTVGLKSY; translated from the coding sequence ATGGAGGCTATTAATGAGCTTAGGGCACTGTATGGAGTTGCAGTGAAAAACTGGCGTATTTTCACAAGCTATAAACTTTGGTTGGTTAGTGATGTGATGATGGGCTTCTTTTTCGTTGGTCAGGCCCTGTTGATAGGAATTGGATTAACTGGTGAGAGGAATTCTCTAGCTCTCCAACAGATCACAGGGTATGCGGATTATGTGACCTTCGCAGTTCTTGGTTTTATGGTTCTTGGATTTGGACTTACATTTTTAAGTGGATTTGTGTGGAGCGTAGTTGAGGAACTGTATGCAGGTACCATTGAGTATTCCTTTGCAGCCCCAATGAGAAGGATAACCTTCTTCATGGGGAATGTACTCATACGACTCTTTCTATCTTTTCTTTACATGAGTGTTTATGTTCCTATTTTTATCTTGCTCTTTGATGTGCGGTTTAACTTCCTAAATTTTGTGAAAGCCCTTCCCTTCCTTTTGGTTGGTGCAGTAGGGATGATTGGTCTTGGAATGGCAGCAGCAGGGTTAGTGCTTTACTTAAAAGATCCAGGTCCATTTATAACAATACTTGAGATGCTTGTATTTGCATTGAGTGGAGCAATGTATCCAATTTCTATTCTCCCTATGGGTCTCCAAATATTGGCAAAGGCCTTACCATACGCTCCGACCAGCGAAGCGGTTAGAAAGATCGTGGCTTATGGGTACACTGCCTCTGTTAATGAGATATCATATCTAGTGCTCCTTTCTGGGTTTTATGCAATAATAGGTTACCTATCTTATAAATGGAGTGAAAAACAAGCCAGAACTGTGGGATTAAAGAGCTATTAA
- a CDS encoding ABC transporter permease — translation MILSAVVEKEFRMFFRYPLRVISSILVGIVFLLQFVFFGQAVLGGRYSALLEVSTGMGDYPTYALIGYVLWWVSVSPMEAYVWGVRRELQRGTFEMNVLSPTKIVELLSGLAISWLLMDSVLMMIVFAIGVVIFDIPLTLLIILKSLPIVVASLIAFLGFGFVFAGLVMMLKNIGPFAQIFEFAMLFFSGVFFPLNVMPEAMIAFSKLFPLTHAAAVVRSLFVGRGYLEVWGEVAWLLVLIPIYWGIGYLLFKWAERITRVIGYGGY, via the coding sequence TTGATCCTCTCTGCAGTCGTAGAAAAGGAGTTTCGAATGTTCTTTCGATATCCTCTCAGGGTTATAAGCTCTATACTGGTTGGTATAGTGTTTCTTTTACAGTTTGTCTTTTTTGGGCAAGCTGTTCTCGGAGGACGTTATTCTGCTTTATTGGAAGTTTCTACTGGCATGGGGGATTATCCTACTTATGCATTAATAGGATATGTGCTATGGTGGGTTTCTGTGTCTCCAATGGAGGCTTATGTCTGGGGGGTGAGGAGAGAACTGCAGAGGGGAACATTTGAAATGAACGTTCTTTCCCCAACAAAAATTGTGGAATTGTTATCTGGACTGGCCATTAGCTGGCTTCTTATGGATTCTGTTCTTATGATGATAGTTTTTGCAATTGGTGTAGTGATCTTTGATATTCCTCTTACCCTTTTAATCATTTTAAAATCCCTTCCAATTGTGGTTGCTTCATTGATAGCTTTTTTGGGATTTGGCTTTGTATTTGCGGGACTAGTTATGATGTTAAAAAACATAGGGCCGTTTGCTCAGATATTTGAATTTGCCATGCTATTCTTCTCGGGAGTGTTCTTCCCATTAAATGTCATGCCTGAAGCCATGATAGCTTTTTCAAAACTCTTCCCATTAACTCATGCTGCCGCTGTTGTAAGAAGTCTCTTTGTTGGTAGAGGGTACCTAGAAGTTTGGGGGGAGGTAGCTTGGCTTTTAGTCTTGATTCCAATTTATTGGGGAATTGGTTATTTACTCTTTAAATGGGCCGAAAGGATTACGAGGGTGATTGGATATGGAGGCTATTAA
- a CDS encoding ABC transporter ATP-binding protein — protein MYAIEVNNLKKYYPKKIPFPLRKIEWVEAVKGISFKVKKGELFGLLGPNGAGKTTTIKMLTTLLEPTDGSARILGYDIRENTREIRRRINLVAEGERTLYWRLSGYENLKYFARIYYVSKEEERERIEFLLKLVGLWEKRNDLVMNYSRGMKQRLAIAKALVNDPEVLFLDEPTLGLDVQSSIFVREFVRKLVDEQGKTVLLTTHYMAEAEQLCDRIAIIDHGKIIALDTPDNLKKLVMDEDVVEIRLKGNVPEEIPWRLAIVERDVESNFTVLRGTVDEEELPKVVEWLVRRKAKIISVEQKEPTLEDVFIRLTGRGLRD, from the coding sequence ATGTATGCCATTGAAGTCAATAACTTAAAAAAATATTATCCCAAAAAGATTCCTTTTCCACTTAGGAAGATAGAATGGGTTGAGGCGGTTAAAGGGATAAGCTTTAAGGTTAAAAAAGGTGAATTATTTGGTTTATTGGGCCCAAATGGTGCTGGAAAGACCACTACAATAAAGATGCTTACCACACTTTTGGAGCCAACAGATGGCAGTGCAAGAATTTTGGGCTATGACATAAGAGAAAATACACGGGAAATTAGAAGAAGGATAAATCTCGTTGCTGAGGGAGAACGAACTCTTTACTGGCGTTTAAGCGGTTATGAAAATCTAAAATATTTTGCGAGAATATACTATGTATCTAAAGAGGAGGAAAGGGAGAGGATTGAATTTCTCCTTAAACTTGTAGGATTATGGGAAAAGCGCAATGATTTAGTAATGAACTACTCCCGGGGAATGAAGCAACGACTAGCGATAGCAAAGGCCTTGGTGAATGATCCGGAGGTACTTTTTCTGGATGAGCCTACTTTAGGGTTGGATGTCCAAAGTTCAATTTTCGTTAGAGAGTTCGTGAGAAAACTTGTTGATGAGCAGGGAAAGACAGTCCTCTTAACAACCCACTATATGGCTGAGGCGGAACAACTTTGTGACAGGATTGCTATAATTGACCATGGAAAAATAATAGCTCTTGATACTCCGGATAATCTCAAAAAGCTGGTTATGGATGAAGACGTGGTTGAAATTCGTCTTAAAGGAAACGTGCCTGAGGAGATCCCCTGGAGACTAGCAATTGTCGAACGAGACGTAGAAAGTAATTTCACGGTTCTTAGAGGCACAGTAGATGAAGAAGAGTTACCAAAAGTTGTAGAATGGTTGGTTAGGAGAAAAGCGAAGATAATAAGTGTTGAACAAAAAGAGCCCACTCTAGAGGATGTTTTTATAAGACTCACAGGCAGGGGGTTGAGGGATTGA
- the tfe gene encoding transcription factor E produces the protein MARRKNKELLKFVEEIGGEEAKEVIKALEKKVEATDEELAEITGIRVNTVRKILYSLYDNQLAEFRRTRDKDTGWYYYYWHLETKRLSDIIRSKKMQELKKLKEALEEETKEIYYHCGTPSHPRLTFDEAMEYEFRCPLCGEMLMQYDNSEVVKELQERIKKLEKELGIKA, from the coding sequence ATGGCAAGAAGAAAAAACAAGGAACTCCTAAAGTTCGTGGAGGAAATTGGAGGGGAAGAAGCTAAAGAAGTAATTAAAGCCCTAGAGAAGAAAGTCGAAGCTACTGATGAAGAGCTCGCAGAGATAACGGGGATAAGAGTAAACACAGTACGTAAAATTTTGTATTCCCTCTATGATAATCAGTTGGCAGAGTTTAGGAGAACTAGAGACAAGGATACAGGATGGTATTACTATTACTGGCATCTCGAAACAAAAAGGTTATCAGATATAATAAGAAGCAAAAAAATGCAAGAGCTAAAGAAACTCAAAGAAGCCCTTGAAGAGGAAACTAAAGAAATCTACTATCATTGTGGAACTCCAAGTCATCCGAGGTTGACTTTTGATGAGGCCATGGAATATGAATTCAGATGTCCCTTATGTGGAGAAATGCTTATGCAATATGATAACAGCGAAGTTGTGAAAGAACTTCAAGAAAGAATAAAGAAACTTGAAAAAGAACTCGGAATTAAAGCTTGA
- a CDS encoding DUF2110 family protein, translated as MEIIILEKIYGDRSGFQKLDKKLDSLIGDLEVSWKIGITQKQWVKITLEGEDTEISTNLIREEFGEVPYKLNSIKEGETYKGRFIDLGKVGYGVYTDIGVFSPTPKDALIPLYYLKSIFGEKPVRQMIREFGWVDYLPIEIKIKKVEFGTREVEAEFTEEQIKRIEKWLSDGHDKIFVTGTISENIEKALLETGHSRDVIRLEELGLMETLLILKKGTQAPGIIKEIGPYVRSATFGAIKFSE; from the coding sequence ATGGAAATAATTATTCTTGAGAAAATTTACGGAGATCGAAGTGGTTTTCAGAAACTTGATAAAAAACTAGATTCTCTTATTGGAGATTTAGAAGTTTCTTGGAAAATAGGAATAACTCAAAAGCAATGGGTAAAAATAACACTCGAGGGAGAAGATACGGAAATTTCCACAAATCTCATTAGAGAAGAATTTGGAGAAGTTCCATATAAGTTAAACAGCATTAAAGAAGGGGAGACATATAAAGGACGCTTTATAGATCTAGGAAAAGTTGGATATGGAGTATATACAGATATAGGTGTCTTTTCACCTACTCCAAAAGATGCCCTCATTCCTCTTTATTATCTTAAATCCATATTTGGGGAAAAACCAGTTCGACAGATGATAAGAGAATTTGGATGGGTAGACTACCTTCCTATTGAAATTAAGATAAAAAAAGTAGAGTTTGGCACAAGAGAAGTCGAAGCAGAATTTACAGAAGAGCAGATTAAGAGAATAGAGAAATGGTTGAGCGATGGTCACGATAAAATTTTCGTCACCGGCACTATAAGTGAGAATATTGAAAAGGCCCTTCTAGAAACAGGGCATTCCAGGGATGTTATACGCCTGGAGGAGCTTGGATTGATGGAAACTTTGTTGATTCTTAAAAAAGGCACTCAAGCCCCAGGGATAATAAAAGAGATTGGGCCCTATGTGAGGTCAGCCACTTTTGGTGCAATTAAATTCTCTGAATAA
- a CDS encoding Mrp/NBP35 family ATP-binding protein: MTIKTPPSINVPGLGVDPLTQRIKEKAKQWKYKIAVLSGKGGVGKSTVAVNLAAALAKQGYFVGVLDADVHGPNVAKMLGVDKAEVLAEKLEDGHFEMIPPMNDFLGQTTPIKVMSMGFMVPEDQPIIWRGALVTKAIKQLLGDVKWGNLDFMIIDFPPGTGDQILTVTQTLNLEAAIIVTTPQEVALLDTGKAVNMMKQMQVPYVAVIENMSYLICPHCGNKIDLFGEGGGEKLAEKEGVDFIGKVPIDPKAREASDNGVPIVLYEDTSAARAFMEIAKNLVKKLEERAKSE, translated from the coding sequence ATGACGATAAAAACTCCACCGAGTATTAATGTCCCGGGATTGGGCGTGGATCCACTTACACAAAGAATAAAAGAAAAGGCGAAGCAATGGAAATATAAGATTGCAGTTTTAAGCGGAAAAGGTGGTGTAGGCAAGTCCACAGTAGCAGTAAATCTTGCAGCGGCCCTTGCAAAGCAGGGATATTTTGTAGGAGTTCTTGATGCTGATGTTCATGGACCTAATGTGGCCAAGATGCTTGGTGTAGACAAAGCTGAAGTTTTAGCTGAAAAACTTGAAGATGGTCATTTTGAAATGATACCTCCCATGAACGACTTTTTAGGTCAGACAACCCCTATTAAAGTCATGAGTATGGGGTTCATGGTTCCTGAGGATCAACCCATTATATGGAGAGGGGCATTGGTTACAAAGGCCATTAAACAGCTTCTTGGAGATGTTAAGTGGGGTAATTTAGATTTCATGATAATAGATTTTCCACCTGGGACTGGTGATCAAATTTTGACTGTTACTCAGACTTTAAACTTGGAAGCAGCAATAATAGTTACCACCCCTCAGGAAGTTGCTTTACTTGATACTGGCAAAGCAGTTAACATGATGAAGCAAATGCAGGTTCCGTATGTAGCAGTCATTGAGAACATGAGTTACCTTATATGTCCGCATTGTGGGAATAAAATTGATCTCTTTGGAGAAGGCGGTGGAGAGAAACTCGCAGAAAAGGAAGGAGTCGACTTCATTGGGAAAGTCCCCATTGATCCCAAGGCAAGAGAAGCAAGTGACAATGGAGTACCCATAGTGCTTTATGAAGATACTTCAGCAGCAAGGGCATTTATGGAAATTGCCAAAAACCTTGTTAAAAAACTTGAAGAAAGAGCAAAAAGCGAGTAA
- the porB gene encoding pyruvate synthase subunit PorB, giving the protein MAVRKPPITTREYWAPGHAACAGCGPAIVMKLATKAFSEAMEEKYGDPNAFAIAQATGCMEVVSAVFPYTAWKAPWIHVAFENAAAAASGVEAAWKKLGRKGKILAIGGDGGTADIGLQALSGMLERRHNVVYLMYDNEAYMNTGIQRSSSTPYGAWTTTSPPGKYSIGEDKPKKWVALIAAAHQVPYVATASIGDPYDFYRKMKKAASVDGPAFVQVLAPCVPGWRTPPEKTVEIAKLAIESGLWPLFEIENGDFYNIKFQRFPKDGKFKKPIEDYLKIQGRFKHLFKRPEAIQELKNQIKEVWRILGKEVELL; this is encoded by the coding sequence ATGGCAGTTAGAAAGCCCCCTATCACAACTCGCGAATACTGGGCACCGGGTCATGCCGCATGCGCTGGATGTGGCCCTGCTATAGTGATGAAGCTTGCCACAAAGGCATTTAGTGAGGCTATGGAAGAAAAATATGGTGATCCAAACGCATTTGCTATTGCCCAAGCCACAGGATGTATGGAAGTTGTTTCTGCTGTATTCCCATATACAGCTTGGAAAGCCCCATGGATTCACGTGGCATTTGAAAACGCTGCAGCTGCGGCAAGTGGTGTTGAAGCCGCATGGAAGAAACTTGGTAGAAAAGGAAAGATTCTTGCAATTGGTGGAGATGGTGGTACAGCAGACATAGGTCTCCAAGCCCTTTCAGGAATGCTTGAGAGGAGACACAATGTAGTTTATCTTATGTATGATAATGAGGCTTACATGAATACTGGCATTCAGAGGTCTTCATCAACACCATACGGAGCATGGACAACCACGTCACCTCCAGGAAAGTACTCAATTGGCGAAGACAAGCCAAAGAAGTGGGTTGCTCTTATAGCTGCGGCTCATCAAGTCCCATATGTGGCCACTGCAAGCATTGGAGACCCATATGATTTCTACAGGAAGATGAAGAAAGCTGCAAGTGTTGATGGCCCGGCATTTGTTCAAGTATTAGCTCCATGTGTTCCAGGATGGAGGACTCCGCCAGAGAAAACTGTCGAAATTGCAAAACTAGCAATTGAAAGTGGTTTGTGGCCATTATTTGAGATTGAAAATGGTGATTTCTACAACATAAAGTTCCAGAGATTCCCGAAAGATGGAAAGTTCAAGAAACCAATTGAGGATTACCTCAAAATCCAAGGCAGATTTAAGCACCTTTTCAAGAGGCCAGAAGCCATCCAAGAGCTCAAGAACCAGATTAAAGAGGTATGGAGAATACTTGGCAAAGAAGTTGAACTTCTTTGA
- the porA gene encoding pyruvate synthase subunit PorA — MPMRKVMKGNEAAAWAAKLAKPKVVAAFPITPSTLVPEKISEFVADGEMDAEFIKVESEHSAISACVGASAAGVRAFTATASQGLALMHEVLFIAAGMRLPIVMAIGNRSLSAPINIWNDWQDTISERDTGWMQFYAENNQEALDLILIAFKVAEDERVLLPAMVGFDAFILTHTVEPVEIPDQEVVDEFLGEYVPKHAYFDPAKPITQGALGFPAHYMEARFTVWEAMENARQVIAEAFDEFEKKFGRRYHMIEEYKTDDAEIILLTMGSLAGTLKEFIDKKREEGLKIGAAKMTVYRPFPIEEFRALAKKAKVLAILEKDISFGIGGAVFADAGRALVNEKEKPILLDFIIGLGGRDVTFENLEDVVEISKKALDGEKVEEVNWIGLRKEIL, encoded by the coding sequence ATGCCAATGAGAAAGGTTATGAAAGGTAATGAAGCCGCTGCATGGGCAGCAAAACTTGCAAAGCCTAAGGTCGTAGCTGCATTCCCTATTACGCCATCAACTCTCGTTCCTGAGAAGATTAGTGAATTTGTTGCTGATGGAGAAATGGATGCTGAGTTTATAAAAGTTGAAAGTGAGCATTCAGCAATTTCTGCATGTGTTGGTGCAAGTGCTGCTGGAGTGAGAGCTTTTACAGCAACAGCTTCCCAAGGTTTGGCCTTAATGCATGAGGTCCTTTTCATTGCAGCTGGAATGAGGCTTCCAATTGTTATGGCGATTGGTAACAGATCGTTGAGTGCCCCAATTAATATTTGGAATGACTGGCAAGACACAATAAGTGAGAGAGACACCGGATGGATGCAGTTCTATGCTGAAAATAACCAAGAAGCACTAGATTTGATATTGATAGCCTTCAAAGTTGCAGAAGATGAACGCGTTTTGCTTCCAGCTATGGTTGGATTTGACGCATTCATATTGACCCACACAGTTGAGCCAGTTGAAATACCGGATCAAGAGGTAGTTGATGAGTTCCTTGGGGAATATGTACCAAAACATGCTTACTTCGATCCAGCTAAGCCAATTACTCAAGGTGCTCTTGGGTTCCCAGCTCACTATATGGAAGCAAGGTTCACCGTTTGGGAAGCTATGGAGAACGCGAGACAAGTAATTGCAGAGGCATTTGACGAGTTTGAGAAGAAGTTCGGAAGAAGATACCACATGATTGAGGAGTACAAGACTGATGATGCTGAGATAATTCTTCTCACAATGGGTTCACTCGCTGGAACACTCAAGGAGTTCATTGATAAGAAGAGAGAAGAGGGATTAAAGATCGGTGCAGCGAAGATGACCGTTTACAGGCCATTCCCAATTGAGGAGTTCAGGGCATTAGCAAAGAAAGCAAAGGTCTTGGCAATTCTTGAGAAGGATATAAGCTTTGGAATTGGTGGAGCAGTATTTGCAGATGCAGGTAGAGCTCTTGTAAATGAGAAAGAGAAACCAATATTGCTTGACTTTATCATTGGCCTTGGAGGAAGAGATGTCACCTTTGAAAACCTTGAAGATGTTGTCGAGATTTCAAAGAAGGCACTTGATGGAGAGAAAGTTGAAGAAGTCAACTGGATAGGATTGAGGAAGGAGATTTTGTGA
- the porD gene encoding pyruvate synthase subunit PorD: MAENPFKADIEKVQKEYSEKMTTGAIVYIPGSSVVNKTGGWRVFMPKFDKDKCIRCFICYTLCPEPAIYLDEESYPVFDYDYCKGCGICANECPTKAIEMVRETK, from the coding sequence ATGGCGGAAAATCCATTCAAAGCTGATATTGAGAAAGTCCAAAAGGAATATAGTGAAAAGATGACAACAGGTGCAATAGTTTACATTCCCGGAAGTAGCGTTGTTAACAAGACAGGTGGATGGAGAGTTTTCATGCCCAAGTTTGACAAAGACAAGTGTATTAGATGTTTCATATGCTATACACTCTGTCCAGAACCTGCTATATATTTGGATGAAGAGAGTTATCCAGTTTTTGATTACGACTACTGTAAGGGTTGTGGAATTTGTGCAAATGAATGTCCAACCAAGGCAATTGAAATGGTTAGAGAAACCAAATGA
- a CDS encoding 3-methyl-2-oxobutanoate dehydrogenase subunit beta, with product MEIPADVKKKLTIPAEEHFYAGHTACQGCGAALGLRYVLKAYGNKTIFTIPACCSTIIAGPWPYSAFNAPLFHTAFETTGAVIGGIEAALKAKGYKVKGEDGVMVVGWAGDGGTADIGLQALSGFLERGHDGLYIMYDNEAYMNTGIQRSSSTPYGAWTTNTPGGKKRFLERKPKKKVIDIVIAHKPAYAATASVAYPEDFMRKLKKAKTIKGPSFIQLFAPCPTGWRSPTDKTIELARLAVQTAYFPLFEYENGKYKLNMPSPKKEPKPLEEYLKLQGRFKYMTKEDMEILQEWVLREWEELKKKAEIFG from the coding sequence ATGGAAATTCCTGCTGATGTGAAAAAGAAGTTAACAATTCCTGCTGAAGAGCACTTTTATGCTGGACACACAGCTTGTCAAGGATGTGGTGCAGCTCTGGGATTGAGATACGTCCTTAAGGCATATGGAAATAAGACAATATTTACAATTCCGGCCTGTTGCTCAACAATCATAGCTGGGCCATGGCCTTACTCCGCTTTCAACGCTCCCCTATTCCACACAGCTTTTGAAACCACAGGTGCAGTAATAGGTGGAATTGAAGCTGCTCTGAAAGCAAAAGGATATAAAGTTAAGGGCGAAGATGGTGTAATGGTCGTTGGATGGGCTGGAGATGGTGGTACAGCAGATATTGGTCTCCAAGCATTAAGTGGGTTCCTTGAGAGAGGTCACGATGGATTGTACATCATGTATGATAATGAGGCTTACATGAATACTGGTATTCAGAGGTCTTCATCAACACCATACGGAGCATGGACAACTAATACTCCTGGCGGAAAGAAGCGTTTCCTTGAGAGAAAGCCAAAGAAGAAGGTTATTGATATAGTTATAGCCCACAAGCCAGCTTATGCTGCAACTGCGAGCGTTGCATACCCAGAAGATTTTATGAGAAAGCTCAAAAAGGCTAAGACAATTAAAGGCCCTTCATTCATTCAGCTCTTTGCACCTTGTCCAACAGGATGGAGAAGCCCAACAGACAAAACGATTGAACTTGCTCGCTTAGCAGTCCAGACAGCATACTTCCCACTCTTCGAATACGAAAACGGAAAGTACAAGCTAAACATGCCTTCGCCCAAGAAAGAGCCAAAGCCTCTTGAAGAGTACCTCAAGCTCCAAGGAAGATTTAAGTACATGACAAAGGAAGACATGGAAATACTCCAAGAGTGGGTGCTTAGGGAATGGGAAGAGCTTAAGAAGAAGGCCGAGATCTTCGGCTGA